Proteins encoded by one window of Fimbriiglobus ruber:
- a CDS encoding RNA ligase family protein produces the protein MQFSVRAADLARLNTLTKYPPIPTYHPLDPSTGRVLDAARRPPPGEVIATEKIDGAGCRIVLLPDASYLIGGRDNWLYARGDLIGSRSHGIVAATRPVADRLGDAGGNFILVVFGEVYGGKVTAASSSYTSKREVGYRVVDVARIENYQERLTETVDEIAAWREADGPAFLTEDDLQAFAAAHALKLAPRIARFPGRDLPTRVDQTLTFLEELLPTSRCRLDAGAGGEPEGLVVRTTDRGWVTKLRFGDYARATRRKRK, from the coding sequence ATGCAGTTCTCGGTCCGGGCCGCCGACCTCGCGCGGCTCAACACGTTGACCAAGTACCCGCCCATCCCCACTTATCACCCCCTCGACCCGTCGACCGGCCGCGTCCTCGACGCCGCCCGGCGGCCGCCGCCCGGCGAAGTCATCGCCACCGAAAAAATCGACGGCGCCGGCTGCCGGATCGTGCTGCTCCCAGACGCTTCTTACCTGATCGGCGGGCGGGACAACTGGCTATACGCTCGCGGCGACCTGATCGGCAGTCGCTCGCACGGCATCGTCGCCGCAACCCGTCCGGTCGCGGACCGACTCGGCGACGCGGGCGGGAACTTCATCCTCGTCGTGTTCGGCGAAGTGTACGGGGGAAAGGTGACAGCCGCGAGTTCGTCCTATACGAGCAAGCGCGAGGTGGGCTATCGGGTGGTCGACGTGGCCCGGATCGAGAACTATCAGGAGCGGCTGACGGAAACGGTCGACGAGATCGCCGCGTGGCGGGAAGCGGACGGGCCGGCGTTCCTGACGGAAGACGACCTTCAGGCGTTCGCGGCCGCGCACGCGCTGAAGCTCGCGCCCCGCATCGCCCGCTTCCCGGGCCGCGACTTGCCGACCCGTGTGGACCAGACGCTCACGTTCCTGGAGGAACTGCTCCCGACCTCGCGGTGCCGACTCGACGCCGGGGCCGGCGGTGAGCCGGAAGGTCTGGTCGTGCGGACCACCGATCGCGGGTGGGTGACAAAACTCCGTTTTGGGGACTACGCGCGGGCGACCCGGCGGAAGCGGAAGTAG